A single window of Triplophysa rosa linkage group LG20, Trosa_1v2, whole genome shotgun sequence DNA harbors:
- the tmem38a gene encoding trimeric intracellular cation channel type A, with protein MEVLDVLNLGEIAQYFSKMAMFPVFDLAYYIVSILYLKYEPGAVEVSRKSPVASWLCAMLYCFGSYILADIMLGVSPIDYFHNNSHILLASAVWYLIFFCPLNLFYKCVAFLPVKLVLVALKEVVRSRKIAAGVHHAHHAYHHGWLIMIITGYVKGSGVALMANFEQLLRGVWKPETNEILNMSFPTKASLYGAILFTLQEAHVLPASKSTLICLFTLFMATSKVVMTARHSHGSPFALVEHWVCHLLFGSPLGEEESHDHHHSAPAAASASLSPAKTKEDLSEGTRKRKSKKAE; from the exons ATGGAGGTACTGGATGTCCTAAACCTGGGCGAAATTGCCCAGTATTTCTCGAAGATGGCGATGTTTCCAGTCTTTGATCTCGCTTATTATATCGTGTCGATACTCTACCTCAAATATGAACCAG GTGCTGTTGAGGTGTCCCGTAAAAGCCCTGTGGCCTCCTGGCTCTGCGCTATGCTCTATTGCTTCGGAAGTTACATTCTAGCAGACATCATGCTAGGTGTGTCTCCAATCGACTATTTCCATAACAACAGTCACATCCTCCTCGCCTCAGCTGTCTG GTACCTGATCTTCTTCTGCCCTCTAAACCTGTTTTACAAATGTGTGGCGTTTCTGCCTGTGAAACTCGTGCTAGTGGCTTTGAAGGAAGTCGTCCGAAGCCGTAAAATTGCGGCTGGAGTCCATCATGCTCACCATGCCTACCATCACGGGTGGCTGATCATGATTATCACTGGTTATGTCAAGG GGTCAGGGGTCGCTCTCATGGCCAATTTCGAGCAGCTGTTGCGTGGAGTGTGGAAGCCAGAGACCAATGAAATCCTCAACATGTCATT CCCTACCAAAGCCAGTCTGTATGGAGCCATTCTGTTCACACTACAGGAGGCTCATGTGCTCCCTGCATCAAAGAGCACACTCATCTGCCTCTTCACTCTCTTCATGGCCACATCCAAG GTGGTTATGACGGCCCGTCACTCTCACGGATCGCCCTTCGCCCTCGTCGAGCACTGGGTGTGCCACCTGCTGTTCGGATCTCCCCTCGGCGAAGAAGAGTCCCACGATCACCACCACTCCGCACCCGCCGCTGCCTCCGCATCCCTCTCTCCTGCCAAAACCAAGGAGGACCTGAGCGAAGGAACCCGCAAGAGAAAGTCAAAGAAAGCCGAGTAG
- the smim7 gene encoding small integral membrane protein 7, producing MIGDLLLFGTLLMNAGAVLNFKLKKRETPSQGFGDESRASSTGDNIREFLLSLRYFRIFIALWNIFIMFCMILLFGS from the exons atgattgGAGATCTTTTACTTTTCGG aacACTTCTGATGAACGCTGGAGCTGTGCTCAACTTTAAACT GAAGAAAAGAGAGACGCCGTCTCAGGGATTTGGAGATGAATCTCGGGCATCCAGTACAG GTGACAACATCAGAGAGTTTCTACTGAGTCTACGGTACTTTCGCATATTCATCGCCCTCTGGAACATTTTCATCATGTTTTGCATGATTTT GTTATTTGGATCATAA